A single region of the Candidatus Marsarchaeota archaeon genome encodes:
- a CDS encoding ribonuclease P Rpr2/Rpp21/SNM1 subunit, which yields MRKSQKSKEVISSVAIERIALLLSYAKAALLGGNENLSRRYVSIAMRITRHYNIRIKERKKEFCKRCLLPMVPGVSSSIRLSSTSDFIVVKCTSCGSERHIFYAGNAIGVQKG from the coding sequence ATGAGAAAAAGCCAAAAAAGCAAGGAAGTCATATCCAGCGTAGCTATCGAGCGCATAGCGCTCCTTTTGTCGTACGCAAAAGCCGCATTGCTTGGAGGCAACGAAAATCTCTCGCGCAGGTACGTATCAATCGCAATGCGCATAACCAGGCATTACAACATACGCATAAAGGAAAGGAAAAAGGAATTCTGCAAAAGATGCCTGCTGCCAATGGTCCCTGGCGTAAGCTCAAGCATCAGGCTTTCAAGCACATCAGATTTTATTGTAGTCAAGTGCACAAGCTGCGGCTCTGAAAGGCATATATTCTACGCAGGCAATGCTATAGGAGTGCAAAAAGGGTGA
- a CDS encoding DUF1059 domain-containing protein, giving the protein MAKKTFACKDIGMQCGFTAEAQNEKDLMQKIAKHAKEAHGMNKIDDATMKKVQAAIKTV; this is encoded by the coding sequence ATGGCCAAAAAAACTTTTGCGTGCAAGGACATAGGGATGCAGTGCGGATTCACAGCTGAAGCGCAGAACGAGAAGGATCTGATGCAGAAGATTGCAAAGCATGCCAAAGAAGCACATGGCATGAACAAGATTGACGATGCAACCATGAAGAAGGTGCAGGCTGCTATAAAGACTGTTTAA
- a CDS encoding DUF3311 domain-containing protein: MDGNKIVAAVLILIPFIAYLALPLYNVQYPEALGLPFFYWYQIIWLPISGLLFYIAAVLIDKNHGKAGRRKK; the protein is encoded by the coding sequence ATGGATGGGAACAAAATTGTTGCTGCAGTCCTGATACTGATACCTTTCATTGCTTATCTTGCTCTTCCCTTATATAATGTTCAATACCCAGAGGCATTAGGGCTTCCGTTCTTTTACTGGTACCAGATAATATGGCTGCCTATATCCGGTTTGCTGTTCTACATAGCAGCTGTGCTTATAGACAAGAACCATGGCAAGGCAGGCAGGAGAAAAAAGTGA
- a CDS encoding mechanosensitive ion channel family protein, with the protein MGGFKRNLAIGIIAIIIGVLLSEAVDALHVVPPQYLQYMHIALIVIFGIIVIEIVAHGIRIAGKHFIAEEGNMIADLFRVVAYSVIAISVLYAFKINVTGLLIGAGFLGIVVGLAAQNTLGNILAGLEIIAARPFRLGERVTITTWQYSNMPPTFPHELIIPGFTGVVEKIGVVYSYLLSEDGSKVYIPNSILLQAAILNHNRSEYVAFKQRVELPIAKDFASFKKAFMKEFASHAGKGKAAVRNLSIGIADINNGYYGVNISAEAGTTSLDHSKEMVKEAALSAIEKMK; encoded by the coding sequence TTGGGCGGATTTAAGCGAAACCTTGCAATAGGCATAATAGCCATAATAATAGGGGTATTGCTCTCAGAGGCTGTAGACGCTTTGCACGTAGTGCCGCCGCAATACCTGCAATACATGCACATAGCGCTAATTGTAATATTCGGCATAATAGTAATAGAGATAGTAGCGCACGGCATCAGGATAGCGGGAAAGCATTTCATAGCCGAAGAGGGCAACATGATTGCAGATCTGTTCAGGGTAGTTGCGTATTCGGTAATAGCGATAAGTGTTCTTTACGCATTTAAGATAAATGTAACTGGCCTGCTGATCGGCGCAGGCTTCCTAGGCATAGTGGTGGGGCTTGCCGCGCAAAACACCCTTGGAAACATACTTGCCGGGCTGGAGATCATAGCTGCAAGGCCCTTCAGGCTCGGCGAGCGAGTTACAATAACAACATGGCAGTACTCAAACATGCCCCCAACGTTCCCGCACGAGCTGATAATACCTGGATTTACCGGGGTTGTAGAAAAGATAGGCGTAGTTTATTCATACCTGCTTTCGGAAGACGGTTCAAAGGTATACATACCAAACAGCATACTGCTCCAAGCAGCCATACTCAACCACAACCGCAGCGAATATGTTGCATTCAAGCAACGCGTAGAGCTGCCCATTGCTAAGGACTTTGCGTCTTTCAAGAAGGCCTTCATGAAGGAATTCGCTTCCCATGCAGGCAAGGGCAAGGCCGCAGTGCGCAACCTTTCAATAGGCATAGCAGACATAAACAACGGCTATTACGGAGTAAACATATCTGCCGAAGCAGGCACCACTTCATTGGACCATTCAAAGGAAATGGTTAAGGAGGCAGCACTTTCAGCAATAGAAAAGATGAAATAA
- a CDS encoding DJ-1/PfpI family protein: MASNIKFLIDIVMIAMRMLIFIPPKDFQDETLSMLKLFFDKWGIEYALTSYAKGECVGKHGAVVKPDLHASTADSSEYDGIIIVNGDGIDEYKLYEFRPLLDMLLLFDKNAKQIWAIGNGIKVVARANVVKGRKLAVDKNAETLRLVSLFHGEPSNADFEIDRNIVSIKAAADLETSIHSVLRELNVK; encoded by the coding sequence GTGGCAAGCAATATAAAGTTTTTGATAGATATTGTTATGATTGCAATGCGCATGCTTATATTCATACCCCCAAAAGACTTCCAGGACGAAACGCTTTCGATGCTAAAGCTATTTTTTGACAAGTGGGGCATAGAATATGCTTTAACTAGCTATGCAAAAGGCGAGTGCGTAGGAAAGCACGGCGCAGTAGTAAAGCCGGATTTGCATGCATCCACTGCTGATTCTTCGGAATACGATGGCATAATAATCGTAAATGGCGATGGCATAGACGAATACAAGCTCTACGAATTCAGGCCGCTGTTAGATATGCTGCTGCTTTTTGACAAAAATGCGAAGCAGATATGGGCCATAGGCAATGGCATCAAGGTCGTTGCAAGGGCCAACGTGGTAAAGGGGAGAAAGCTTGCAGTGGACAAGAATGCCGAAACGCTCAGGCTTGTATCGCTGTTTCACGGGGAGCCGTCAAATGCAGATTTCGAAATCGATAGGAACATCGTATCGATAAAAGCAGCAGCCGACCTGGAGACCAGCATACATTCTGTGCTTAGGGAGCTTAACGTAAAATAA
- a CDS encoding NAD-binding protein: MKIEAQVLVYGLIILAVLFSGTIITYELGSRGDFNVPIHSLLTALYFTVVTLGTVGYGDIVPVAPIARAFVIILILVGLSVFLSAVTIISSGFVNSRIENMTGRVSALERRALKNHIILIGYGSTNAALAKMLQKKASRFIVIVSDKVTLDRIKSYGYKAFIADETLEDDMKQFELDKSKYIVVDTSDSARSLYAAIIAKNLAPSKPISVIAETPDMEKHLKSVGVSHIINPIDIAAQEIASKMV; this comes from the coding sequence ATGAAAATAGAAGCGCAGGTTTTAGTTTACGGACTAATAATCCTTGCAGTGCTGTTTTCAGGGACAATAATAACTTACGAGCTGGGCAGCAGGGGAGACTTCAACGTGCCAATACATTCGCTTCTAACTGCATTATACTTTACAGTGGTTACGCTAGGGACCGTCGGATATGGCGACATAGTGCCAGTTGCGCCCATAGCAAGGGCGTTTGTCATAATACTGATACTGGTGGGCCTAAGCGTGTTTCTTAGCGCCGTAACCATAATATCAAGTGGTTTTGTGAATTCGAGAATAGAAAATATGACTGGAAGAGTGTCTGCGCTTGAGCGCAGGGCGTTAAAGAACCATATAATCCTCATAGGCTATGGATCGACGAATGCCGCATTGGCCAAAATGCTGCAGAAGAAGGCATCAAGGTTCATAGTGATAGTTTCGGACAAGGTAACGCTTGACAGGATAAAAAGCTACGGATACAAGGCGTTCATAGCCGACGAAACGCTCGAAGACGACATGAAGCAGTTCGAGCTTGACAAGTCAAAGTACATAGTCGTTGACACAAGCGACAGCGCGCGCTCCCTTTACGCAGCGATAATAGCCAAGAACCTTGCGCCTAGCAAGCCCATATCAGTGATAGCCGAAACGCCAGACATGGAAAAGCATCTCAAGAGCGTTGGTGTAAGCCACATAATAAACCCGATAGACATAGCCGCCCAGGAGATTGCATCAAAAATGGTCTGA
- a CDS encoding cation:proton antiporter, whose product MEILISLLALLALSILLGKLCERFGVTDIVGQIIAGVILGPAVLNLISPSSVLSSIAEVAIFFVLLFIGIQITTETLTGHFRSAIYFTLSSFVVPIAVMSAIAIYFFHISYAPSIITAIGIGVPSISIISVLVYRYSLIHTEDGIRLLSGVIFTDILAFVILAAMVRLSHIVLTLIGLAVFIAIFLYFDRELKLRGEKAREFFKKLLDRKAEDLIFAIVILASLLISAILQFIGITYVLGALFAGMLIHKTTFGSRTTRILQNTFRRLNDSFFIPVFFSIAGIEVSVPTDKYLQILLIMVAISIVVGGALNAYVAKRRMSKLKARDAVGILGSRGAVGIIIASVAFQAGIISSDLYTIVVAGTIAMSIIMPLLLSRRKY is encoded by the coding sequence ATGGAGATACTGATATCGCTTTTGGCGCTGCTTGCGCTGTCCATACTTCTTGGCAAGCTTTGCGAGCGCTTCGGAGTCACTGACATAGTTGGCCAGATAATAGCCGGGGTGATACTCGGCCCCGCAGTCCTAAACCTGATAAGCCCGTCTTCGGTATTGTCAAGCATAGCAGAAGTTGCGATATTCTTCGTGCTGCTTTTCATAGGCATACAAATAACTACAGAAACATTAACAGGGCACTTCAGGAGCGCTATCTATTTCACGCTTTCGTCTTTTGTAGTCCCCATAGCAGTAATGTCTGCAATAGCCATTTACTTTTTCCACATAAGCTATGCGCCTTCTATAATAACCGCAATCGGGATAGGCGTCCCTTCCATATCCATAATATCCGTGCTGGTATACAGGTATTCCCTGATACACACTGAAGACGGGATAAGGCTCCTTTCCGGGGTCATATTTACTGACATACTCGCATTTGTCATACTTGCTGCAATGGTAAGGCTATCCCACATAGTGCTCACCCTCATAGGCCTTGCCGTATTCATAGCGATATTCCTGTATTTTGACAGGGAGTTAAAGCTGAGGGGTGAAAAAGCCAGGGAGTTCTTCAAAAAGTTGCTTGACAGGAAGGCCGAGGACCTGATATTTGCGATAGTGATACTTGCAAGCCTGCTGATCTCTGCAATACTGCAGTTCATAGGCATAACTTATGTTCTCGGAGCGCTTTTTGCCGGAATGCTGATACACAAGACAACGTTCGGAAGCCGCACAACAAGGATATTGCAGAATACGTTCAGGCGCCTCAACGACAGCTTTTTCATACCTGTATTCTTCAGCATTGCTGGCATAGAGGTGTCTGTACCTACAGACAAATACCTGCAGATACTGCTAATAATGGTTGCAATAAGCATAGTGGTCGGAGGTGCGCTCAACGCATATGTTGCCAAAAGAAGGATGTCAAAGCTCAAGGCAAGGGATGCTGTAGGAATCCTCGGAAGCCGCGGTGCAGTAGGCATAATAATAGCATCTGTAGCGTTCCAGGCAGGGATAATAAGCAGCGACCTTTATACTATAGTAGTGGCAGGCACAATAGCAATGTCCATCATAATGCCTCTTCTGCTGTCCAGGCGGAAATACTAG
- a CDS encoding HIT domain-containing protein has translation MQCVFCTLAAEHEKHLFDGRHCYAVLDINPASRGHMLVITDEHYETLLEVPDDVVAELFIVAKALGAKAVERLGASGLNIGTNIGRIAGQEIMHTHVHIIPRYTNSWPHGRKRLSDAEGGELFNLLKIDSI, from the coding sequence GTGCAATGCGTATTCTGTACGCTTGCGGCTGAGCATGAAAAACACCTGTTCGACGGACGACATTGTTATGCCGTCCTGGACATAAATCCTGCTTCGAGAGGGCATATGCTTGTCATAACGGACGAGCATTATGAGACCCTGCTTGAAGTTCCGGATGACGTTGTAGCTGAGCTTTTTATAGTGGCAAAGGCCCTTGGGGCCAAAGCTGTCGAAAGGCTTGGCGCGTCAGGCCTGAACATAGGCACCAACATAGGCAGGATTGCCGGCCAGGAGATAATGCATACGCACGTCCATATAATACCAAGATATACAAATTCGTGGCCGCATGGAAGGAAGCGCCTTTCCGATGCAGAAGGGGGCGAGCTTTTTAATCTTTTGAAAATTGATAGCATTTAA
- the pcn gene encoding proliferating cell nuclear antigen (pcna) — translation MFEIKIDDARYWKNCVDSIVSLIDEGTFNISKDGISLKAMDPSGISMVSFSMPNKAFSKYDIEKAASIGLNLDNLSKILASARSGEQLEMKDSNNKFSIEFIGEHSRRRYKLPMIDVKKDVEKEPKVEFESQVEVKSDSFKDILKDANLLSTYIGFKAEKDSFIVSAKGDAGELEEEHLNSTDAIRKIEVSKPSSATFNLEYLERIVSACPSNSSIKMSIKSDEPIKVEYKIGDASVAYYLAPYMES, via the coding sequence ATGTTTGAGATAAAAATAGACGATGCAAGATATTGGAAAAATTGCGTTGATTCGATAGTCAGCTTGATAGACGAGGGTACATTCAACATATCAAAAGATGGCATATCATTGAAGGCCATGGATCCAAGCGGGATAAGCATGGTTTCCTTCTCAATGCCAAACAAGGCCTTTTCGAAATACGATATAGAAAAAGCAGCAAGCATAGGCCTCAACCTTGACAACCTGAGCAAGATACTGGCAAGCGCCAGGAGCGGGGAGCAGCTTGAAATGAAGGATTCAAACAACAAGTTTTCGATAGAGTTCATAGGCGAGCACAGCCGCAGGCGCTATAAGCTGCCGATGATCGATGTAAAGAAGGATGTGGAGAAAGAGCCAAAGGTGGAATTCGAATCGCAGGTAGAAGTCAAAAGCGACTCCTTCAAGGACATCCTCAAGGACGCAAACCTGCTTTCCACGTACATAGGCTTCAAGGCAGAGAAGGACTCATTCATAGTCTCTGCAAAGGGCGATGCCGGCGAGCTCGAAGAAGAGCACCTGAATTCTACCGACGCAATAAGGAAGATAGAAGTGAGCAAGCCCTCTTCTGCGACGTTCAACCTTGAATATTTGGAGCGCATAGTGAGCGCATGCCCGTCTAACTCCTCAATAAAGATGTCAATAAAATCGGACGAGCCGATAAAGGTCGAGTACAAGATAGGCGATGCCAGCGTTGCTTACTACCTGGCTCCGTACATGGAAAGCTAA
- a CDS encoding ABC transporter ATP-binding protein: MRPFVKVAGLTKRFGKGIALEKLSLDVKAGITVVLGPNGAGKSTLLRCMAGLYKPDSGSVEVLGKDPYYDSAVRGRIAFMPDNYGLYDFLSVRDNIRFFARLYGISYGDADKRLKETLSMLDASEYFNYKVGALSRGTKQKILLCKAVLNDPEVILLDEPTAFLDASSSDKVRSYLSGQAKAGKAIVFVTQRIDEATRFGSRIFMIRNGRKVVDTGIDKLFSYILKNSSINVRFARPIDSKLVERSGLAGSCVLKSPIMANIRIKGYRDISTAISRLIEAGAFIASVDYAEPLLEDLYTGGSNNE, encoded by the coding sequence ATGAGACCCTTTGTTAAGGTTGCAGGCCTTACGAAACGCTTCGGCAAGGGCATTGCCCTTGAAAAGCTGAGCTTGGACGTGAAAGCTGGCATAACTGTGGTCCTTGGGCCTAACGGAGCAGGAAAGAGCACGCTGCTCAGGTGCATGGCAGGCCTTTACAAGCCTGATTCCGGAAGCGTAGAAGTCCTTGGAAAAGACCCTTATTACGACAGTGCAGTCAGGGGCCGCATAGCTTTTATGCCTGACAACTACGGGCTCTATGATTTCCTTAGCGTAAGGGACAACATAAGGTTCTTCGCAAGGCTTTACGGAATAAGCTATGGAGATGCGGACAAAAGGCTGAAGGAAACGCTAAGCATGCTTGACGCCAGCGAATATTTCAACTACAAGGTGGGAGCCCTTAGCCGAGGGACCAAGCAGAAGATACTCCTTTGCAAAGCAGTGCTCAACGATCCGGAAGTCATACTGCTGGACGAGCCAACTGCTTTCCTTGATGCAAGCAGCTCTGACAAGGTAAGGAGTTATCTTTCCGGGCAGGCAAAGGCAGGCAAGGCCATAGTGTTCGTTACGCAGAGGATAGACGAGGCGACGAGGTTTGGCTCAAGGATATTCATGATACGCAACGGCAGGAAGGTTGTCGATACCGGCATTGACAAACTGTTCTCTTACATATTGAAAAACAGCAGCATAAACGTGCGCTTCGCAAGACCAATAGATAGCAAGCTTGTTGAGCGCAGCGGCCTGGCCGGTTCCTGCGTATTGAAAAGCCCGATAATGGCCAATATAAGGATAAAAGGCTACAGAGACATAAGCACTGCAATAAGCAGGCTTATCGAGGCTGGCGCTTTCATTGCAAGCGTTGACTACGCAGAGCCGTTGCTTGAGGACCTTTACACAGGTGGTTCGAATAATGAATAA
- a CDS encoding TIGR00266 family protein has protein sequence MEYKIIGNSMQSINIKLDKNEAVYSDSGKLISKSSDIKMTPRLAGGVVGAIERKFTGASGFLTEFRAGDFGGIINMAGIIPGKIYAVNLGDGEQFIAEHYAFIACEESVKFSIELVNVGSAFFGGAGLILQRFVGPGMVFLHVAGDVIEYNVSDADPLEIDPGHIAGFDASLKYKITFVDNIKTAMFGGVGLFLAKFNGNGKVVAHSVSRFKLSTEIYLQGQENTAKKS, from the coding sequence ATGGAGTATAAAATAATCGGAAACAGCATGCAGTCGATAAACATAAAGCTTGACAAGAACGAGGCAGTCTACTCGGATTCGGGAAAGCTAATAAGCAAGTCTTCCGACATAAAGATGACCCCGAGGCTAGCAGGGGGCGTCGTCGGCGCCATAGAGCGCAAATTTACGGGCGCGTCAGGCTTTCTTACAGAATTCCGCGCAGGCGATTTCGGCGGCATAATCAATATGGCAGGCATAATACCCGGGAAGATATACGCTGTGAACCTCGGGGACGGGGAGCAGTTCATAGCCGAGCATTACGCGTTCATAGCCTGCGAAGAGAGCGTCAAGTTCAGCATAGAGCTCGTAAACGTCGGCTCGGCATTCTTTGGCGGAGCTGGCCTGATATTGCAAAGGTTTGTCGGCCCTGGCATGGTATTCCTGCACGTCGCTGGTGATGTGATAGAATACAACGTATCTGACGCAGACCCCCTTGAAATAGACCCTGGGCACATAGCGGGCTTTGACGCCTCCTTAAAATACAAAATAACGTTCGTGGACAACATAAAGACCGCGATGTTCGGGGGCGTAGGCCTTTTCCTTGCAAAATTCAACGGCAACGGCAAAGTTGTTGCACATTCGGTATCCAGGTTCAAGCTGTCAACCGAGATATACCTGCAGGGCCAGGAGAATACTGCAAAAAAGAGCTGA
- the twy1 gene encoding 4-demethylwyosine synthase TYW1 encodes MPKQLQDHMEKQGYHFVGQHSAVKICEYTANGLRGETLCYKYAFYGIKSWQCIQGTPAIGCDIGCRFCWRLIPEEEGFKWNELNAVSEWDDPEFIVENMIKEQRRIVSGFKSIANNDLRMKRWNEANDPKHVAISLTGEPTFYPKLSALLRAFHKRGISTFLVSNGTLPEAIARLDPLPTQLYISLQAPDEESYIYVTRPKIANTWERFLKSLEMLSKLNTRTVLRMTLIKGLNMTNPEGYAKLISLARANYVEVKGFSYVGGARSPERGLSLASMPKHDEIKAFAGELAKLTGYMYTAEHAPSRVVLLSRDEPSAKSRIIDFSKIH; translated from the coding sequence ATGCCCAAGCAACTGCAGGACCATATGGAAAAGCAAGGCTACCATTTTGTAGGGCAGCATTCTGCAGTGAAGATATGCGAATACACCGCTAACGGCCTTCGCGGGGAAACGCTGTGCTACAAATACGCTTTTTACGGGATAAAGAGCTGGCAGTGCATACAGGGCACCCCTGCAATAGGCTGCGACATAGGCTGCAGGTTCTGCTGGAGGCTTATCCCTGAGGAGGAGGGTTTCAAGTGGAACGAGCTCAATGCAGTGAGCGAATGGGACGACCCGGAATTCATAGTGGAGAACATGATAAAGGAGCAGCGCAGGATTGTAAGCGGTTTCAAGTCCATAGCAAACAACGATTTGAGGATGAAAAGGTGGAATGAGGCAAACGACCCAAAGCACGTTGCAATAAGCCTTACAGGCGAGCCGACGTTCTATCCAAAGCTCAGCGCCCTTCTTAGGGCCTTCCACAAGCGCGGCATAAGCACGTTCTTGGTCAGCAATGGCACGCTGCCCGAAGCGATTGCAAGGCTTGACCCGCTCCCTACACAGCTCTACATATCTCTGCAGGCCCCTGACGAAGAAAGCTACATTTATGTGACTAGGCCAAAGATAGCGAATACGTGGGAGAGGTTCCTGAAATCCCTTGAAATGCTCTCAAAGCTTAATACGCGCACTGTGCTAAGGATGACGCTCATAAAAGGGCTCAACATGACAAATCCTGAAGGCTATGCAAAGCTCATATCGCTTGCAAGGGCCAATTACGTAGAGGTAAAGGGCTTTTCATACGTTGGAGGGGCCAGATCGCCTGAAAGGGGCCTGAGCCTGGCAAGCATGCCAAAGCATGATGAGATAAAGGCGTTTGCAGGCGAGCTTGCTAAGCTGACAGGCTATATGTACACAGCGGAGCACGCTCCAAGCAGAGTAGTGCTTCTGTCAAGGGATGAGCCCTCCGCAAAGAGCAGGATAATAGATTTCAGCAAAATACACTGA
- a CDS encoding acylphosphatase, with the protein MHYLLKIHGFVQGVGYRAFIKGIASEMSVKGYARNMPDGSVEVVAACTPEKFEMFKNAISISVPGGMEVKNIETRKIKETRQYSSFEIIA; encoded by the coding sequence ATGCATTATCTGCTGAAAATCCACGGGTTCGTGCAGGGGGTTGGCTATAGGGCTTTTATAAAAGGAATCGCATCAGAGATGTCCGTGAAAGGTTATGCGAGGAACATGCCAGACGGCAGCGTTGAAGTTGTTGCTGCATGCACTCCGGAAAAGTTTGAGATGTTCAAAAATGCGATAAGCATTAGCGTGCCTGGCGGAATGGAAGTAAAAAACATCGAAACGAGAAAGATAAAAGAAACAAGGCAATACTCGTCTTTCGAAATAATCGCTTAA
- a CDS encoding ABC transporter permease subunit: MNKALVIAIKDMKEVFSSPSIYGPMLGVPIFFSIALPFLTVYVALHAAPSIAAKIAITPIVASAASIKSLSFMYFFAINVLGPIFLTIPIFTASVIAADSFAGEKERKTSENLLASPISNGELLLGKVSASFIPTILLTLAVFGIYGGTVNMLSMSEFGEYILPTPTWLMMLASAPFLALAAIAIVVFVSAHVKGIKESQQISTLLVLPILLIPFISILGIANLDVAFFAYVIIALAVVDALILYISVRSFRKEKILY, translated from the coding sequence ATGAATAAGGCATTGGTCATAGCAATAAAGGACATGAAGGAGGTGTTCAGCAGCCCTTCGATATACGGGCCGATGCTTGGAGTGCCTATATTCTTCTCGATAGCTCTGCCGTTCCTTACGGTTTATGTGGCGCTTCACGCTGCCCCAAGCATAGCAGCAAAAATCGCGATAACACCAATTGTTGCAAGCGCCGCAAGCATAAAGAGCCTTTCATTCATGTACTTTTTTGCAATAAATGTCCTGGGACCCATATTCCTTACCATACCGATATTTACTGCTTCTGTCATAGCAGCTGACAGCTTTGCCGGCGAGAAGGAGCGCAAAACCTCAGAGAACCTTCTGGCTTCACCCATAAGCAATGGCGAGCTGCTCCTGGGCAAGGTTTCCGCCTCGTTCATACCAACTATATTGCTTACTTTGGCGGTTTTTGGCATATACGGAGGCACGGTCAACATGCTTTCAATGAGCGAATTCGGGGAGTACATACTGCCAACGCCTACGTGGCTCATGATGCTTGCAAGCGCGCCCTTCCTTGCGCTTGCTGCGATAGCGATAGTGGTTTTCGTATCCGCGCACGTAAAAGGCATAAAGGAATCCCAGCAGATAAGCACGCTGCTTGTGCTCCCTATATTGCTTATACCGTTCATATCCATACTCGGCATAGCAAACCTTGACGTCGCGTTCTTCGCCTATGTCATAATTGCATTGGCTGTGGTGGACGCCCTTATATTATACATAAGCGTTAGGAGCTTTAGGAAGGAAAAGATACTTTATTAG
- a CDS encoding cysteine-rich CWC family protein, translated as MDVKCGICGKPFECMGIGFRRCWCAGVKLDKHALKLLKRSAKGCVCRSCLERLTLKTDDKAINI; from the coding sequence ATGGACGTCAAATGCGGAATCTGCGGAAAGCCATTCGAATGCATGGGTATAGGATTCAGGCGCTGCTGGTGTGCAGGCGTGAAGCTTGACAAACACGCATTGAAGCTTTTGAAAAGGAGCGCCAAGGGCTGCGTCTGCAGGAGCTGCCTCGAAAGGCTTACATTAAAGACTGATGACAAAGCTATAAATATATGA